AAAAACTCAGAGAAACCATCACATGGAAGATCAGAAAGATTGAGAAGATTCGATCAACACTAACCCTAATGGGTATAGAAGGCCAGACATAAACACCTCTTTTTATTATATTATGATTCTGCATTTTATTTTTGTAATTAAAGAAGAAGAACGTCAAAAACGTCAACCAGAATATGAATATGTCAAAAAGATGGCACAGTTTTTCAAAGTGTGGATTAAAGAAAAGTTTGGCAAAGACTTTGAAATTCAATGTGATGAATTAATTACTAAACCCAGAAGATTATTTGAAAAACTAGACACACACACTTTACTTCGAGACCATGATCAAAGAGGAAAAGACATCTATCATTTCTATTTGAGTCATTTTCGTCCACTGTGGACTGATTGTACATGTGAAGGATATTATGCAGAAAACTTTGGAATGGTTTACTGGAAGCCTCCTCCAGATCCACATGATACATTGTACTTGGCAGAAAAAAATTGTACAACAGTTTCACATGAACTGTCACACGAAATTCTACGTTCTATGGGATACAAAAAACACAAAGATGACATTCATGAAATTTGGACAAAGCACTTCTATGACCAACTTCACTTTGAACAGTACGGAGAAGATTTCAAACCTACTGAAGAAAAACCAATGTTTCTAACCTTGGATACTAGTACTCTGAAAATTTAGTCTTAACACTTTGTAACTGAATAGATGTTGTTCTCAAAATTTGCCGTCTTGAAATCTAATTTGTTTTCAGGATCGTTTGTTCTTGATTTGCTCAGGTTTTCTAGTTCTACCAAAGCATCTCCTCTAAATCCAACTGATGAGCCATAGATTGCATCAGTTAGCATTGTTCCGTGATCACCTTTTTTGATGTCATCTACCATGTCATAAAATCTGGCAGTTTCTTTTTTGTTAACAGGGTTTCCAGTTGCTTTGTTATATGCAACTGCAATGTACATTCCATTGTTTTTTACAGCAACTGGGATTTTGTGGTTTTTACCCGTAGCGCCTGGAATTGTCTCATTTACTAGGACTTCGCATTTGTGATACATACTAGAAACATATGCAAAGAATCTGTATTGTGCATACTTTCCTGCTTTGTCTTCTTCACATTCAACGAAGACCTTATGAAGTAATTCTAAAGCCTCATCATTCATACTTTGAAGTCTGTCGTCAATTCTTCCTCTCTCAAGTAAGTCTGACTTGCATTCTTTTGCAACTAATTCCAAGATAAAATCAGGTAGATTGTAATTTTTTAATGCAGCAACAAATGCACCTGCTTGTGACATACCAAATTTTGGAAATCCTTTATTCACCATATCGATACCTACCTAGAATTTGCTGCTCCCCAACGATCAATTATAAAGCTAGTTTTCGCTTATAATTGTTAAGGAGTTTTTCACTAATTTTGCATCTTTTTTGTCTATTTGGAATTGATAATATTAAATTCCCGTAAAAATAACCAAGTAATGTGCAAATAGAAACTACTCCTGAAATGGTTTCAAAAGTTTATGATAAAATTCGAGAAAACTCTGCAAACTATAGAAAAGTTGTAGGGAGACCCCTTACATTAACTGAAAAGATTCTATCTGGCCACTTTGATAAACCCGCCGAAAAGAATTTTGATGATGGAAAAAATTATGTTTTCTTAAGACCTGACAGGGTTGCACTCCAAGATGTAACTGGTCAAATGGTAATGCTACAGTTTATGCAAGCAGGATTAGACCAAGCAACGTTGCCGACAACAGTTCATTGTGATCACCTGATTAGAGCAAAAGTAGAAGGAGAAACTGACATGAAAGTTTCCTTGGATGAAAATAGTGAAGTCTTCAAGTTTTTACAATCAGCTGCTGCAAAATACGGGTGTGGTTTTTGGAAACCCGGTGCAGGAATTATCCACCAGGTTGTTTTAGAAAACTATGCGTTTCCTGGCGGGCTGATGATTGGAACTGACTCTCATACTCCAAATGCTGGAGGTCTGGGAATGATTGCAGTAGGTGTTGGTGGTTTAGATGCTGCTGAAACTATGGCAGGAATGCCTTGGGAGCTTTTGTATCCAAAACGAATAGGTGTTAAGTTAACTGGCCATCTTAACGGATGGACTGCACCAAAAGATATCATCCTCAAAGTTGCAGAACAGCTCACAGTTTCAGGCGGAACAAATTCAATTGTAGAATACTTTGGACCTGGAACAGAATCTATCAGCTGTACAGGAAAGGCAACTATTACAAATATGGGAGCTGAAATTGGTGCAACATGTTCAATATTCCCATATGATAAAAGAATGGAAACCTACCTCAAGTATACCGACCGAGAAAAAATTGCAGAGTTGGCAAATCAAAACAAAGAACTGTTAGTTGCAGATCCTGAAGTGGAACAAAACCCAGAACAGTTTTTTGATAAAATTATTGAAATAGATCTCTCAACACTAGAGCCTCACATTGTAGGTCCACACACTCCGGATCTTGCAAGATCAATTTCTGATTTGGGAAAAGATGTCCAAACAAATGACTACATTGATCCAATATCTGTTGCATTGATTGGAAGTTGCACAAACTCATCATACGAAGATATGTCAAGAGCTGCAAGTTTAGCAGAGCAAGCAAAAACCAAAGGCATCAAAGCAAAAATCCCATTGCTTGTAACTCCCGGCTCTGAACAAATTAGAGGAACAATAGAACGAGACGGACAAATGGATTCACTCATAGATATTGGAGCTACGGTACTGGCAAACGCATGCGGTCCATGTATTGGACAATGGTCAAGACCTGAACTTGACAATGATGATAAAAACACAATTGTTACGACCTTCAATCGAAATTTCCCTGGACGAAACGATGGACACAGAAACACTTTGAACTTTATTGGCAGTCCTGAAATGATTATTGCACTTGCATTAGGTGGCCGTTTATCATTTAACCCACTAAAAGATGAACTAACTGCAGCAGATGGCTCCAAGTTCAAACTAGAGCCACCAAAACCTGCACCAGAAGTTCCATCAGAGGGATTCATGAGGCCAGAGGGAATCTATGTTGCACCTCCAGCAAACCCTGAAGGCTTGGACGTAATCATTGATCCTAACAGCAAACGCCTGCAACGCTTAGAACCATTTGCAAAATGGGATGGGAATGACTTTGAAAACATTCCAATCATGGTAAAAGCAAAGGGCAAATGTACTACTGATCATATTTCTCCTGCAGGAGCATGGCTTTCTCTTCGTGGACATCTTGATAACCTAAGTGACAACATGTTACTTGGTGCAGTAAATGCATTCAATGACGAAGTAGGAAAAGGAAAGAACGTACTAAATGGTGAAACTGATTCATTTGCAAAAATTGCAAGACAATACAAGGAAAAAGGAATGCGTTGGGTCATAATTGGCGATAATAATTACGGTGAGGGCAGCAGCAGAGAACATGCAGCTATGACCCCAAGACATTTGGGCTGTGCAGCAGTAATTACAAAAAGTTTTGCAAGAATTCATGAAACTAACCTCAAAAAGCAGGGAATCTTGGCATTGACCTTTTCAAATCCAGATGATTATGAAAAAATCCAAGAAGATGATAGAATCAGTATTGTTGGACTGGATGAACTGGCACCAGACAAACAAGTAAAATGCATCCTGACTCACAGTGATAATTCCACTGATGAAATCATGCTAAATCACTCTTACAACAAACAGCAGATAGAGTGGTTTAGGGCAGGATCAGCTCTTAACGTTTTACGAAACAAAAATTAATTTTTTAACGTGGGGCCGACCGGAATCGAACCGGCGACCTACGGGTCACTACAGCTCCAAACTTACATCATCCGTTAGTCAGTTTAGCTTAGTTTAACCTCTGGAGCCCTTAGCGGTGATCTTTTTCGTAGACACTGTCGCCCTACCAGGCTAGGCTACGACCCCACGAACAACAATGAAATGGACTTGAATTTTAAGTTATAACCAAGATTTATTTGCGAACTGCATGATCCTTTCTCTAAAGACACATCATGGTAAAACCAATTGTTTTAGCTATAGGAGCAATTCCAGCAATTATTGCAATCTTGATTGCAGTCCCTCTGGTTACAAAGCCTGACATTCCGTTTTCGGCTTCAACTCCCAATGATGTACTGGATATTGAATACACAAAACATCAACTCAAAAAAGTTTCCCGCGGTGTTACAGACAGACTTGTTTCAGAAAAAACCGAAATCCTTGAAATAAAAAATAACGGAGAGATGCTCTATACCTTAACTGAAGCGGGATATCCAAACCCCAGCATAAAATCTAAGTTGAATGAGGATACTCACAAAAAAATCAAAGCACTAATCAAGGAGACCGGGTTTATGGCAATACCTTCTGAATCATTTCCAATTTTAGAAAACGTAACTGAATACCAAAAATCTAATGTCAAAATCATTCTAAATAACCAAGTAACTCAAATTCATTGGCCAGAACAAAATGCAACTGAGAAATTTGTTCCTCCAATAATCACAATGATTGAATTGGAACTTGACAAAATCATGGACCAAGTTAGTGAATAGGTACAAATAGCCTCGAGTGACTCTTAAAATTATGCTTCCATTATCTGGCGAACGCAAAGATGCAAAGGGCATATTATCTGAAAAAACAGACGCACAAGATATCCTAAAAGGAACATCTACCCTAAAGCGCGGATTTGCTCACATGCTAAAAAACGGCGTAGTGATGGATGTTACAAATGTCGAGCAAGCACAAATTGCAGAAGAAGCAGGTGCAGTATCTGTTATGGTTTTAGACAAACTACCTTCTGATGTCAGAAAGGCAGGTGGTGTTGCAAGAACTGCAAGTATTAGGATTATTGAAGAAATTATGAATTCAGTTACAATTCCTGTAATGGCAAAATGTAGAATTGGTCATGTCTATGAAGCCAAGGTGTTAGAAGAAACAAATGTTGACATGATTGACGAATCTGAAGTTTTAACTCCTGCAGATGAGACACATCACATTTGGAAATGGGATTTTACAACTCCTTACGTTAACGGCGCACGTTCTTTGGCAGAAGCATTAAGAAGAATTGAAGAAGGTGCTGCAATGATTAGGACAAAAGGCGAACCTGGAACGGGAAATGTTGCAGAAGCTGTTACTCATATTAAAAAAGTAAATGATGAATTACGAGCAATCAAATCAATTTACGACTCTGGTGATAATCAGGATTTGGTACGAATGGCAAGAGAATTCAAAGTATCTTATGATATTGTAGAGCAAACTGCAAAGCTTGGAAGGCTACCTGTTGTAAATTTTGCAGCAGGTGGGATTGCAACTCCTGCAGATGCTGCATATCTCATGTCATTGGGTTGTGATGGAATCTTTGTTGGATCTGGAATTTTCAATGCAGATGATGCAAAAGAAAGAGCAAGATCAATAGTATTGGCAACTACTTTCTGGAATGAGCCAGAAAAAGTCAAAGAGGCTCAAAAGATGATTGATGAAAGGCAATCAATGTTAGGATTGGATGTCAAGACACTAGAGCTTAGAATGCAAGAGCGTGGTAGTTCAGCATGAGCCTAAATGTTGGAATTTTAGCAATACAAGGAGATGTTCAAGAAAACATCGATTCTACAGAATCTGCACTAAAAGAATTAGGAATTGATGGAACTGTAAAAAATGTCAAAACTCCTGAAGAGATCTCTCAAGTCGATGGTCTGATCATTCCTGGCGGTGAGAGCACGACTATTGGACAACTGTCTCTAGTTAATAGTTCACTTAAGACAATTAAAGAAAAGATTGATGCTGGAATGCCCGTGCTGGGTATTTGTGCTGGAATGATCATGCTATCAAAGACTGCCGATGACCGTGTAGTTGGCAAGACGAATCAACCTCTCTTAGAATATCTTGACATTACATTGGAAAGAAACTCTTTTGGCAGACAGCATGATTCTTTTGAGGCAAACATCTCAATGGATCCAATTAACATTCCAAAGTATAATGCAGTATTCATTCGAGCCCCATCAGTTTCTGCTACTGGCTCTGATGTGGAAGTACTATCAAAGTTTAATGAAAAAATTGTTGCAGTAAAGAAAGGAAATGTCATTGGAACATCATTTCATCCCGAATTAACAGAAGATACATCCCTGCACAAGTATTTCCTAAAGCTAGTCCAGTCTTCTAAAAACTAGATTGTATTAGAAAAGATACTTTACTGCAAAAAATGAAAAAGTTCCCAAAACCACTCCGATCGATAATAGTTTTAGAATAATTTCTTTTTTCTTAATATCGTTTGCATTTCCATTTGTTTGTTTTAGAATTTTGTATGGTCTGCTGTTTATAATTAGAACATATGTTACCAGTGCTGTAATTGCTGAAATCATTATTGTTTCAAAAGAAATAGAGTTTGATTGGATTGCTGATCCCGCAAATACGGGCAAAACTCCCCACGAAAAAACTGTGGATTTTTTGTTGTGAAACCTTCCTCCAAATAATTCAAGGTTGTATGCAAAAAGAAAAAACCCTTCAATTATGCCAATTGGAAACAGTAATGGTGAATCTAAGAACGCATAATAGATTCCAATCGTAAATGCAATGCCAAGCGAACCTAAAGCTATTGCCCACAGCTTTCTTTTTGGAAGATTTCCCCAAGGCTTTGTCTTTCCACCAATTGCATCAAGAATATGTGCACTTACTCCCAATGATAAAATGTAAATCAATGATATTGCAATTATTCTTTCAATCTCTAGTGGTTCAGTCATTGCACCAAGTGCTGCAAAGCATGTGACTATTGCAGTGTAAGGAAGATACAACATGCCAATGCCTTTTCTGAATCCTTGTGGCCCAAACTTTGGGACAAACCACTCCGATGTTCTATCTGACAATAAGGTTAGTTAGTGTCCGTCGCTTATATGAAAAATGTTTTAGTTATTTAATAGAAAGGCCTACCCATTGTATGGGAAAATACCAGAAATTCATCAAGGAAGGTATTGCTGAACCTCTTGAGAATATTCCATTTCATAAAAAAGCTCCAATAAAGCGATTATCGATGCTTGAGAAAACAATAATTCCTGAATCTGACACTCACATAGCTGTTCACTTTGTTGATGCATCAAAGAAACTGCCTGAATACAGCCAAATGCACAAACATGATCATGATGAAATTAATCTAATCTTGTCCGAGTCTTCCAAACTAACTTATGATGTTAATCTTGAAAACGAGCATTATGAGGTAAGATCCCCTTCAACAATTTTCATACCGAAGGGATTGCAACATAGCGCACAAGCAGTATCTGGTAAGGGCATCTTTGTATGCATTATCTTATCTTCAAGATATTCTAGTGAATAACATCTGTTCAACTGTTAAATAGCTTTCAAACTCTCTGTAATGTTATCGACATGAAATCAAAAAATCTTCTTTTATTATTGGCAGTTTCTGTAATGTTAGTTTCTTCAGTTTCTATATCCAACTCTTTTGCAAATGTTATTTCTCCAAAAAAACAGTCATCATTGAATTTTTCTCCTCAAGATATTGTATGTAAAGAAGATCTTGTGAAATCTCAGATTGAAACTATTCAAGTTGGTTCAAACAAAGATGTTCCTGCAAATGCATGCAGGACATATGACACAATAATTTTTGCAAAGAATCTTGATAATATTTTCGTTGAAATTCTTGAGGATGTGTTGCTAGACTGAATATTTTTCTAAACTTTGCACTTGTTTTTGCACTTGTAATGACTAGTGTTTTTGCAATCCAAAGTTTTGATTCGATTGAAGCTCAAAGCACATCCAACCTCATTGTGTCTGCTGCAAATTCTGTATCTCAAAACAGATTCTCTGGACCTCAGGTGATTGAGGTTGTAGTCAGAGATACAAACATTGGCGATACTGGAAAAAGTGTAGGTGAGCCTGATGTCACAGTTAATGGTAAGGATCTGAGAATGGTTCAGGCAACTGATGGCAACTGGTATGGATATTTTGCTGACCGAAAACAGGCACAAATTGCAGACAGCACAGTTGGGTTGACTGGAAAAGGACTCGATTTTGGTACATTATGTGCCAGAAATTCCTCTGTTTTGGGGTTTTCAGTATCTGAGAGTGATGGAATTGCAATACCTGTAAGTGGTACTGGAGTTGGTGGCCAAAATGGCATAAATCCACCCAATCAAATATCAAATGACTGTTCACTTTCATCTCCTTACACAAAAAATGCAATTAATGTTGTAAGACAAGCAAAGGCTGTTAATTCTGGATCTGCAAAGTTGGGACAGCTTGGATTGGCATCTCAGGACCTTTGGCCATTTATCCAACTCTATGACTTTTCACAGGGCGGGAACGTAATTGTACAGTACAACAGGGGTGGTGGTCCTCAACAAACAACACTAACATTTGACACAGCTGAAAAATTTGCAAAGTTTGAACTTGACAGATCCTCTTATTCAATTTCATCTGATGTTAATCTAAAGATAACAGATCTTAGCCTAAACATTGACCCTACTGATGAGGATTCATGGTCATTTGGAACTTTAGCGTCAAGCCCTTCTACTTACTATATGCTGTATGAAGACTCTGGAATTGCAGATGCAGATGGTACTATAGGTGCTGTGGATCTTGTACCTTCTCTGACTTCTATGATGTTCAAAGAAAATGCAATTTTGAAGATTAATCCAAATGTTCAGGGACAATCAAACGTAATTACAATTCAAGACAATGATAATTCTGAAACTAATGGTGATGGTGAAGCATCAATTTCATCAATATCTACAAATGGTGGTTCCATTACTGCCGGAAAACAACCAGTAACAATTACTGAAACAGCTCCTAACAGCAGCATCTTTACCACTTATGATAAAAACAACGATTCTGTATTAATTACAACGCCTGATGCTCAAAGAGGGACTTCGGCATCAGTAGAATATAATAAAAAATCTATTACATTGCTAATTGGATTTGGAAAAGCAACATTATCTCTTGATGAAAAATTAAAGGGGACTGAATGGAATTCTGGGGAAGAAATGCCTGTGGTTTTGATAGATTCTGATGCCAATAAAAATAATCTAGAAAAAGAAGATCTTGACTTGTTTAATCCATCATATACTGCAATCCCTGCACTAAGTACTGGTGACCCTTTTACACTTGGTGAGAGTGGAACTGACTCTAAAACAAAAACTACTGCATCGTTTCTTAATGGCTACACTCTTACACCTACCACATCGGGACAATTCACATTATCTGGTGCTGTTTTAGGCTCACCTTCCAGTGTTTTTGTTGAAAAACATAGCGACAGGGCACGCATTGATCCTGCAAAAACTACTGATTCTGATGCACTTGTAATTGACCTTAAAACGGACCTAAAAGAACTTCGTTCTACTATAAACAATCCATTTAGTTCCACAGAAAATTTCAAGGGACTAAACATGTTTAATTTTGATATCCGCTCTCTTGGAAACTTTGATACTGTTGATATTTATCTTCTAGTTACTTCATCTTCTTCTGTTCTTGACTCTTCAGGAAATCCTTCCTCTGGAATAACTGCCATAAAGATTGCATCTGATACCACTATGCAAAATCTGATTAATCTAAATTCAACACAACAAGTTTCTAGTCCGCAGGTACTCCACTCTAATTTGTTTTCCACCTCTTTTTCTGGAGATGAAAAAATTGGTTTGATGTTCTCATATCCTAAAATTACAAACATTGGAACACAAACAAAGCCAATTATTGCAGACTTTTTCTCATATGGTCTAAGAAATGATGGACTGGAAAAATCTGATAGGATAGCAAATCAAATCATCCGTGTAGAAATGGAAGAGCTGTCAAAAGACTCTGGAAAGTTTAGAGGAAGTTTGGAATACATTATGCTAAATCAACTAAACATCTTTGATTCAAAAACCTATGAATCAATAGTGCCAATTGACGATGAACCTGTATTTTTAGTAATTAATGAACAAAAAGATAGTGGTGCCCCACGTATTAACTACAATGACTTGGGCTCTGATGGGGTGTTTACAACAATATCTGATCAACAAGACGTTTTGTCTCACATGGGATTGGCCATACTATCAGTAAAAACATTCAAGCCAGGTGATACCGTTGGTGTAAAACTAATTGATAAGGATCTAAACACCAACTCTGATCTTGTAGATGTCTATACTGTTGTGGATCCTACAAAACATCCAAATGATCCCGCAGCAGATACTGTGGGTTTACCAAATCTTGGGCTTAGAGACAATCAACCGTTTGGAAGATTACTTGAGATTACATTTGATGATGAGCGATGGTTAAAATCAAACATCTCATACAAAGGCAAATCTTGTCCATCAATCACAGGAAATGATGGTTTAGCATCCACTGGATTTACTCTAGTTGAAACAGGACAAAAGACTGGTGAGTTTGTGGGTAGTTTCAAAATTCCATCTCAATATTGCTCACGAAATGATGGTGGTATTGTAAAATCTACTTCTGGAGTGGATATTGGTGCAGTGTACTATGACTTTAGAGGCCAATCAAGTGAGGCAGCAGTAACTAGTACAAGTGCAACCGTTGGTGCGACTAGCGGCATTGTCCAACTAGATAGAACCACATATCCGGTCCCAATCGGTGCAGTTTCTGATTTTTACGAGTCTGGAAAGTCTTCATCAACTAATCCTGATGGTCGTTCAATCTTCCCTTATCATCTTACAGCTGTAACTAAAAACGGTGATCCAAAAGCAATTGATTCTGGAGAACAACTAGGGCCAAAAAACACAATTCTTGTTGTAAGGATTGATGATGCTGACTATAATCTATCACCAAATGGTGAAGACCGTATCTCTCAAAACATTGCTGGAACCACAAATGGACCTGTAAAAATAACTGTAACTCGAAGTACATCAAGTGTTGTTTTGGCAACTGCTGGTGGAGAAACTGCCAATTCTGGAGTAATTACAGTAGGTAAGAATGTAAAAAGTGGAATCACTCGAGAACTAGGTCCAATTACTGAAATATCTCCAAACTCTGGTACTTTCCAATTTAGTTTACCAATTAGATATGTTGATGGACCATCATCTACAAAATGTCCTGCAACATTAGATTCTGGTTTTGCAAAATTAGACAAGTCAAAATCAGGAGTCTTATCAAGGTTTGATGCTGCACCAACTACTGGAAATTATTGCATATTACAAGGTGATATAATTACAGTAGAGTATTCTGATCAAACTGATGCATCTGGTTCATCACGAACTGTAACTGATTCAGCAGCATTTGATCTTAGGATGGGTACTTTGCAATCTGACAAACAATCTTACATCATTGGAAGAGATGCACTGATCACTTTAATTGATCCTGATCTAAATTTTGATTCAAAGAAAGCAGAAACTCATTCACTTGACCTTTTGGAATGGAGATCAGATGATGCACGAGTAACTATGGGTAATTTGGGTGGTCCTGTTACCAATAATGGAAAGATTTTTGATCCTCAACCTGTTGGACTGCGTGAAACAGGTGATTCTACTGGGATATTCCAGACCCTGATAGAGATTCCATCTGAAATAAACAACAAACCTGTAGATAGGGGTGAAACAATCCGAATCACCTATACTGATTGGGGCACTCCTGGTTCTGACTTTGTTGGTAAAAATGATCAAAAATTTGAACTGAAATTCTCTACTTCAAATTTCCAATCGCAAATAACATTAGATAAGAAGGTGTATTCTTGGACAGAAAAAGTCTACATAACAATTGTTGCCCCTGATCACAATTTTGATGACAACAAAATAGATGAGATAGGAAGTAAATCTACTAATGAAATCAAAGTTTCTACCCGTTCAAACAAATTATCT
Above is a window of Nitrosopumilus sp. K4 DNA encoding:
- the pdxS gene encoding pyridoxal 5'-phosphate synthase lyase subunit PdxS; translation: MLPLSGERKDAKGILSEKTDAQDILKGTSTLKRGFAHMLKNGVVMDVTNVEQAQIAEEAGAVSVMVLDKLPSDVRKAGGVARTASIRIIEEIMNSVTIPVMAKCRIGHVYEAKVLEETNVDMIDESEVLTPADETHHIWKWDFTTPYVNGARSLAEALRRIEEGAAMIRTKGEPGTGNVAEAVTHIKKVNDELRAIKSIYDSGDNQDLVRMAREFKVSYDIVEQTAKLGRLPVVNFAAGGIATPADAAYLMSLGCDGIFVGSGIFNADDAKERARSIVLATTFWNEPEKVKEAQKMIDERQSMLGLDVKTLELRMQERGSSA
- the pdxT gene encoding pyridoxal 5'-phosphate synthase glutaminase subunit PdxT, which codes for MSLNVGILAIQGDVQENIDSTESALKELGIDGTVKNVKTPEEISQVDGLIIPGGESTTIGQLSLVNSSLKTIKEKIDAGMPVLGICAGMIMLSKTADDRVVGKTNQPLLEYLDITLERNSFGRQHDSFEANISMDPINIPKYNAVFIRAPSVSATGSDVEVLSKFNEKIVAVKKGNVIGTSFHPELTEDTSLHKYFLKLVQSSKN
- a CDS encoding aconitate hydratase — protein: MQIETTPEMVSKVYDKIRENSANYRKVVGRPLTLTEKILSGHFDKPAEKNFDDGKNYVFLRPDRVALQDVTGQMVMLQFMQAGLDQATLPTTVHCDHLIRAKVEGETDMKVSLDENSEVFKFLQSAAAKYGCGFWKPGAGIIHQVVLENYAFPGGLMIGTDSHTPNAGGLGMIAVGVGGLDAAETMAGMPWELLYPKRIGVKLTGHLNGWTAPKDIILKVAEQLTVSGGTNSIVEYFGPGTESISCTGKATITNMGAEIGATCSIFPYDKRMETYLKYTDREKIAELANQNKELLVADPEVEQNPEQFFDKIIEIDLSTLEPHIVGPHTPDLARSISDLGKDVQTNDYIDPISVALIGSCTNSSYEDMSRAASLAEQAKTKGIKAKIPLLVTPGSEQIRGTIERDGQMDSLIDIGATVLANACGPCIGQWSRPELDNDDKNTIVTTFNRNFPGRNDGHRNTLNFIGSPEMIIALALGGRLSFNPLKDELTAADGSKFKLEPPKPAPEVPSEGFMRPEGIYVAPPANPEGLDVIIDPNSKRLQRLEPFAKWDGNDFENIPIMVKAKGKCTTDHISPAGAWLSLRGHLDNLSDNMLLGAVNAFNDEVGKGKNVLNGETDSFAKIARQYKEKGMRWVIIGDNNYGEGSSREHAAMTPRHLGCAAVITKSFARIHETNLKKQGILALTFSNPDDYEKIQEDDRISIVGLDELAPDKQVKCILTHSDNSTDEIMLNHSYNKQQIEWFRAGSALNVLRNKN
- a CDS encoding 2-isopropylmalate synthase, which produces MGKYQKFIKEGIAEPLENIPFHKKAPIKRLSMLEKTIIPESDTHIAVHFVDASKKLPEYSQMHKHDHDEINLILSESSKLTYDVNLENEHYEVRSPSTIFIPKGLQHSAQAVSGKGIFVCIILSSRYSSE